DNA sequence from the Pseudomonadota bacterium genome:
ACTCAAGGCCGCGAGCGGATCGAAGAAACCGACGCGCTCAAGGTAACGCCCGTCGCGCTGGTTGCGGCTGTCGGTGACTACGATGTGGTAGAAAGGCCTTTTCTTGGTGCCGTGCCGGCTCAAACGAATGCTAACCATGTTGATCCTAACCGCTTCAGTTTAATGATTCTGTCCCCGTTCCACGCACAACCGCGCCGCGCTTTAATTCGCCGTCCCTCCGGCGTTCACCGCCTTCATGCTCAAGCGTATACGCCCTTGCTTATCGACTTCGAGCACTTTTACCTGCACGGTATCGCCCTCGCGCAGCTTGTCACTCACGTTTTCGACGCGCTCGTCGGAAATCTGCGATATATGCACTAAGCCGTCTTTCCCGGGCAAGATGGTAACGAACGCACCGAAGTCCATAAGTTTGGCGACCCGGCCCTCATAAATCATGCCCACTTGAACGTCGGCTGTGATTTGCTCAACGCGCCGCCGCGCCTCTAGCCCCGCGGCATTATCAATGGAGGCGATTTTCACTGTGCCATCGTCGCTGATGTCGATGACGGCCCCGGTCTGCTCGGTGATGGCACGAATCGTCGAACCACCCTTACCGATGACGTCCCGGATTTTCTCCGGGTCGATCTTGATGGTGATAATCCTCGGCGCGTACTCCGACATCTCCGGCCGCGGTTTGGCGATCACGGCGTTCATTCGCTCAAGTATATGCAAACGGCCCTGATGGGCTTGCCGCAGCGCCAG
Encoded proteins:
- the rpsP gene encoding 30S ribosomal protein S16 gives rise to the protein MVSIRLSRHGTKKRPFYHIVVTDSRNQRDGRYLERVGFFDPLAALSDSSLRIDKERAGYWISKGAKVSERVATLMKHGSAA